A genomic stretch from Spongiibacter nanhainus includes:
- a CDS encoding malic enzyme-like NAD(P)-binding protein, which yields MSKDVKQAALDYHSVPTPGKIGISLTKPAETQYDLSLAYSPGVAEPVREIAKDPINAYKYTSKGNLVAVISNGSAILGLGDLGPLASKPVMEGKALLFKRFADLDSIDIEVDTQDSQEFIDTVKRISGTFGGINLEDIKAPECFEIERILIEECNIPIFHDDQHGTAIVTAAGMLNALEIQGKKIEDAKVVCLGAGSAAIACMRLLIALGARYENIYMIDRRGVIYPGREGLNKYKREFQNDTGARTLADAIDGADVFVGLSGPNLLSEDMLRSMAERPIVFACSNPDPEIRPELALAVRDDLIMATGRSDYPNQVNNVLGFPFIFRGALDVRATAINEEMKVAAVHAIRELAKEPVPEVVIEACGVGELSFGPGYIIPKPVDRRLLGAVAGAVARAAVDSGVALLPYPEHYPLS from the coding sequence ATGTCCAAAGATGTAAAGCAGGCCGCACTGGATTACCACTCGGTGCCCACCCCCGGCAAAATTGGCATTTCTCTGACTAAGCCTGCTGAAACCCAGTACGACTTGTCACTGGCCTATAGCCCCGGTGTGGCGGAGCCAGTGCGGGAGATCGCCAAGGACCCCATCAACGCCTACAAGTACACCAGCAAGGGCAATCTGGTGGCGGTGATCTCCAACGGCAGTGCCATTCTCGGTTTGGGTGATCTTGGCCCGCTGGCCAGCAAACCCGTTATGGAAGGCAAAGCCCTGCTGTTTAAGCGATTTGCCGACCTGGACTCCATTGATATTGAAGTGGACACCCAGGACTCCCAAGAATTTATCGATACCGTTAAACGTATTTCCGGCACCTTTGGCGGTATCAACCTGGAAGACATCAAAGCCCCCGAGTGCTTCGAGATCGAGCGCATTCTGATTGAAGAGTGCAACATTCCCATCTTCCACGACGACCAGCACGGCACCGCCATCGTGACCGCGGCGGGTATGCTCAATGCGCTGGAAATTCAGGGTAAAAAAATCGAAGACGCCAAAGTGGTGTGCCTGGGGGCGGGCTCAGCGGCCATCGCCTGTATGCGCCTGCTGATAGCATTGGGTGCCCGCTACGAAAACATCTATATGATCGACCGCCGCGGTGTGATTTATCCCGGACGTGAAGGTCTGAATAAATACAAGCGAGAATTCCAGAACGACACCGGTGCCCGCACCCTGGCCGACGCCATCGATGGCGCCGACGTCTTTGTCGGCCTGTCCGGCCCCAACCTGCTTAGCGAAGATATGCTGCGCTCCATGGCCGAGCGTCCCATCGTATTTGCCTGCTCCAACCCCGACCCCGAGATTCGTCCCGAACTGGCTTTGGCCGTGCGGGACGACCTGATCATGGCCACCGGCCGCTCCGACTACCCCAACCAGGTTAACAATGTGTTGGGCTTCCCCTTCATCTTTCGTGGTGCCCTGGACGTGCGCGCCACCGCCATCAATGAAGAGATGAAGGTGGCCGCGGTTCACGCTATCCGCGAACTGGCCAAAGAGCCCGTGCCCGAGGTGGTGATCGAAGCCTGTGGCGTGGGTGAGTTGTCCTTTGGCCCCGGC
- a CDS encoding thermonuclease family protein: MLATASARAACPLPNNTEPVRIASVVDGDSLRLVSGERLRLVNINAAEMNDRGDKLVLARRARRFVAEQLAKAESVVIKRYGHDPYNRTLAEVFVDGRHLGETLLAEGLAWRIAVPPAVNTDSCLTRAEAGARQAVRGLWALAPLPSLKAGKADQGFAVIRGRVESVTAAGTSLWIDLDGDVVLRLADKDRRYFASVGDSAVPRVGQFLEVRGWLRHRRPPRPGFASLVMDLRHPLMMTAVHKNEAR; the protein is encoded by the coding sequence ATGTTGGCGACGGCGAGCGCTCGTGCCGCCTGCCCCCTGCCCAACAATACTGAGCCGGTGCGCATTGCCTCGGTGGTGGATGGTGACAGCTTGCGATTGGTCAGCGGTGAACGACTGCGCTTGGTCAATATTAACGCTGCCGAGATGAACGATCGCGGCGATAAGTTGGTCTTGGCTCGGCGAGCCCGGCGCTTTGTCGCTGAACAACTGGCCAAGGCCGAGTCCGTTGTCATAAAACGCTACGGTCACGACCCCTACAATCGCACCTTGGCGGAGGTCTTTGTTGACGGTCGCCACCTGGGGGAGACCCTTCTGGCGGAGGGCCTGGCCTGGCGCATTGCCGTGCCGCCGGCTGTCAATACCGATAGCTGCCTGACTCGGGCTGAAGCCGGGGCTCGTCAAGCGGTCCGCGGTCTCTGGGCCCTAGCGCCATTGCCCAGTCTTAAAGCGGGCAAGGCAGATCAGGGCTTTGCCGTCATCCGCGGCCGAGTGGAGTCAGTGACTGCAGCGGGGACGAGCCTGTGGATCGACCTGGATGGCGACGTGGTGCTGCGCCTGGCCGACAAAGATCGGCGCTACTTCGCCAGTGTTGGCGACAGCGCAGTGCCTCGGGTAGGTCAATTTTTGGAAGTGCGTGGCTGGCTGCGCCATCGGCGTCCGCCTCGCCCCGGGTTTGCCAGCCTAGTGATGGATCTGCGCCACCCCTTAATGATGACTGCCGTGCACAAAAACGAGGCGCGGTAG